From the Nitrospirota bacterium genome, one window contains:
- the mtnA gene encoding S-methyl-5-thioribose-1-phosphate isomerase, with protein MVRTIYWEDGKAMILDQVKLPHEVAYLACDDYRKVCRSIREMNIRGAPAIGIAAAMGIALGALEIEASSPEEFARQLEDVFEELLATRPTAVNIRWAVQRARRLLAARRGEPVAALKEALVEEAERVLEEDVAVNRAIGRWGARFIPDGARVLTHCNAGSLATGGYGTATAPMLVAAEEGKRISVFADETRPLLQGARLTAWELMQAGIPVTLITDNSAGALMKRGEIDLVIVGTDRTARNGDVANKIGTYSVAVLAREHGIPFYVAAPLSSIDFSMATGDEIPIEERSGREVTHVCGEYCIAPEGVLVRNMAFDVTPARYVTAFFTEKGAFRPRDLALLAEERADLEKVRL; from the coding sequence ATGGTCCGGACCATATACTGGGAAGACGGCAAGGCGATGATCCTCGACCAGGTGAAGCTCCCCCATGAGGTCGCCTACCTGGCCTGCGACGATTACCGGAAGGTCTGCCGGAGCATCCGCGAGATGAACATCCGGGGCGCCCCGGCCATCGGCATTGCCGCGGCCATGGGCATAGCCCTCGGGGCACTGGAGATAGAGGCCTCCTCGCCCGAGGAATTCGCGAGGCAGCTGGAGGATGTCTTCGAGGAGCTTCTGGCCACCCGGCCCACCGCCGTCAATATCCGCTGGGCCGTGCAGAGGGCGCGGCGGCTCCTGGCCGCCCGCCGGGGCGAGCCCGTGGCCGCGCTGAAGGAGGCCCTCGTCGAAGAGGCCGAAAGGGTCCTTGAAGAGGACGTCGCGGTGAACCGGGCCATCGGCAGGTGGGGGGCGCGGTTCATTCCCGACGGCGCCCGGGTCCTCACGCACTGTAACGCAGGCTCCTTGGCCACCGGCGGGTACGGCACCGCCACGGCGCCCATGCTGGTGGCCGCCGAAGAGGGCAAGCGCATCTCCGTCTTCGCCGACGAGACGAGGCCACTTTTGCAGGGCGCCCGCCTGACGGCCTGGGAGCTCATGCAGGCGGGCATCCCCGTCACCCTCATCACGGACAACTCGGCCGGCGCCCTCATGAAGCGGGGCGAGATAGACCTGGTCATCGTGGGCACGGACCGCACCGCCCGAAACGGCGACGTCGCCAATAAGATAGGCACTTACTCCGTGGCCGTGCTGGCCAGGGAGCACGGCATCCCCTTTTATGTCGCGGCCCCCTTGAGCAGCATCGATTTCTCCATGGCCACGGGCGACGAGATTCCCATAGAGGAGCGCTCGGGGCGCGAGGTGACCCACGTCTGCGGGGAGTACTGCATCGCCCCGGAGGGCGTGCTCGTCAGGAACATGGCCTTTGACGTCACGCCCGCCCGGTACGTGACGGCCTTTTTCACCGAGAAGGGAGCGTTCAGGCCCCGGGACCTTGCCCTCCTGGCCGAGGAGCGGGCCGACCTGGAGAAAGTCAGGCTTTAG
- a CDS encoding DNA polymerase IV yields the protein IKDILKERGSAMEDVGIDEAFLDISENPGSAEEIAREIKDSINRATGLTCSIGIAPNKLLAKLASDMRKPDGLTVIRPGEVGRVLDPLPVRKLWGVGPKSEGHLGKLGIRTVGEIRAAPLEFLVEHFGESYGRYLHRASRGIDESPLVTEWKRKSMSREETFERDILQWQGIARHLAALCREVAEDMREEGVKGCTVTVKVRFGNFKTQTRSLTLPEPVRGVEALRRAAFQCLGRFDLAGRPVRLLGVRVSRLEEA from the coding sequence TATCAAGGACATCCTGAAAGAGCGGGGCTCGGCCATGGAGGACGTGGGCATAGACGAGGCCTTCCTGGACATCTCCGAAAACCCCGGCTCTGCGGAGGAGATAGCCCGTGAAATCAAAGACAGTATAAACCGGGCCACGGGCCTCACCTGCTCCATCGGCATCGCCCCGAACAAGCTCCTGGCCAAGCTTGCCTCCGACATGCGGAAGCCCGACGGCCTCACCGTCATCCGTCCCGGCGAGGTAGGCAGGGTCCTGGACCCGCTGCCGGTGCGGAAGCTCTGGGGCGTGGGTCCGAAGAGCGAAGGGCACCTCGGGAAGCTGGGCATCCGGACTGTGGGGGAGATCCGGGCGGCGCCCCTCGAGTTTCTCGTGGAGCATTTCGGGGAGTCCTACGGGCGCTATCTTCACCGGGCCTCCCGGGGCATCGACGAAAGCCCCCTGGTGACGGAGTGGAAGCGCAAATCCATGAGCAGGGAGGAGACCTTCGAGAGGGACATCCTCCAGTGGCAGGGCATTGCCCGGCACCTGGCGGCTCTCTGCCGCGAGGTGGCCGAGGACATGAGGGAGGAAGGCGTCAAAGGCTGCACGGTGACGGTCAAGGTGCGGTTTGGTAATTTCAAGACACAGACGCGGTCCCTTACCCTGCCGGAGCCCGTCCGGGGCGTGGAGGCCCTCAGGCGGGCGGCCTTTCAGTGCCTGGGGCGGTTCGACCTGGCCGGCCGTCCGGTCCGGCTGCTCGGGGTCCGGGTGAGCAGGCTCGAAGAGGCCTGA